GGCAGGTACCAGCCAGCCAGTTCTCCAACATATTGACAACAGAGATATTTCCACAGCAACACATTCCAGACAGGGCATTGTGGAAACTCAACGATCATGGGAGCTTCACCTGTTCTTCAGCTTGGGAGGAAATCAGGGATAAAAGAGTCAAGAACCAATTCAATTCCTTCCTATGACATAAGAATATTCCTTTTAAATCATCCTTTTTATTATGGAGAAATATTAGGAGTAAACTCCCTACTAATGAAAGATTGACTAACTTTAACATTGAGCCATCACATTGTTTTTGTTGTCTTGATAGAGCACGTATTGACAGCATAGAACACACATTCAAATCAGGACAATTTGCAGCCAAGGTATGGAGTTATTTTGCAGGAAGTGCAGGCCTACATTCGGACCATTCCTCACTGCAGCTGCTGCTACAGCAATGGTGGACAACAAAGTCCAAAAATGCAGCCCACAAACTGCTGCTACAAGCTACTCCAATATTCATCTGCTGGAAACTGTGGAAGAACAGGTGTGCCTGCAAGTATGGAGGTAAAGCAACCAACATCATCAGGGTGAAGTATGCAGTCTACAAAGACAACTTCAAAATGCTGAACAGTGCATTTCCACATCTCCAATGGCCTGCAAAGTGGACTGATCTAATCCAAAAGAGTGAAAAGTGTGTGCATGAAATCAAGGTGAACATGGTGAAGTGGCTTAAACCTGCAAATCAGTGGCTCAAAGTGAACACTGATGGCAGTGCACTCATGAACCTTGGCAGGCTGGGGGCTGGTGGAATCTTGAGAGACAAACATGGCAAATTGGT
The window above is part of the Solanum pennellii chromosome 5, SPENNV200 genome. Proteins encoded here:
- the LOC107019451 gene encoding uncharacterized protein LOC107019451 codes for the protein MPMNRQQVEQHIQWKLQAGNCSFWWDNWLGIGPLAQFTTNSNSFNNSTVADFWEEGKWSWSKMIRQVPASQFSNILTTEIFPQQHIPDRALARIDSIEHTFKSGQFAAKVWSYFAGSAGLHSDHSSLQLLLQQWWTTKSKNAAHKLLLQATPIFICWKLWKNRCACKYGGKATNIIRVKYAVYKDNFKMLNSAFPHLQWPAKWTDLIQKSEKCVHEIKVNMVKWLKPANQWLKVNTDGSALMNLGRLGAGGILRDKHGKLVMAFTTPLGEGTNNKAEIEAAIFGLTWALELGYRNIILELDSQLLVHWILKKAVPRWSIITQLGRLQQLIAQVHNFKCTHVFREANCVADALS